A single window of Rhodothermales bacterium DNA harbors:
- a CDS encoding VWA domain-containing protein, with translation MAVIAIIVAFATLGTARFIRDFKAENGLTVRFGTSFSHPVLLGGTQQTAFIKVDLTGFKIERESDRTPVNVAFVLDKSGSMGGQKMEQAIEATIMAIDHLSTGDVVSVIVYDSGARVLMPATEVTDKEAIRQKIRSLVAGGGTALYAGVLQGASELREFLDPHRVNRVILLSDGQANEGPSTPYELGELGAALIREGISVTTIGLGLGYNEDLMTQLALRSDGNHNFVENVDALAMIFNQEFGDVLSVVAQDVRVTIDCEDGIRPVRVLGREAEINGQSVTVTLNQLYSEQEKYVLLEVATEPKVSGDEVEIAQVSMTYANMFT, from the coding sequence ATGGCAGTCATCGCGATAATCGTCGCCTTTGCGACGTTGGGCACCGCCCGGTTCATCCGCGATTTCAAAGCAGAAAACGGACTCACCGTGCGATTCGGCACGAGTTTCAGTCATCCCGTCTTGCTCGGCGGCACGCAGCAGACCGCATTCATCAAAGTGGATCTGACGGGCTTCAAAATCGAACGCGAGTCGGACCGCACACCCGTCAACGTCGCATTCGTGCTCGACAAATCGGGTTCGATGGGTGGCCAGAAGATGGAGCAGGCCATCGAGGCAACCATCATGGCCATCGACCATCTCAGCACGGGCGATGTGGTCTCGGTGATCGTCTACGACAGCGGTGCCCGCGTGCTGATGCCGGCGACCGAGGTCACCGACAAGGAAGCCATTCGCCAGAAGATTCGAAGCCTCGTCGCGGGGGGCGGCACCGCGCTGTACGCAGGTGTCTTGCAGGGCGCCAGCGAGCTGCGAGAGTTCCTGGATCCGCACCGCGTCAACCGCGTCATCCTTCTGTCGGACGGGCAGGCGAACGAAGGCCCGAGTACACCCTATGAACTGGGAGAACTCGGGGCCGCGCTCATCAGGGAAGGGATTTCCGTAACGACGATCGGACTCGGACTCGGCTACAACGAAGACCTCATGACGCAACTCGCTCTGCGTAGCGACGGCAATCACAACTTTGTCGAGAATGTCGATGCGCTGGCGATGATCTTCAATCAGGAATTCGGCGACGTGCTTTCCGTCGTCGCCCAGGATGTGCGGGTGACCATCGATTGCGAAGACGGCATCCGGCCGGTTCGTGTGCTCGGGCGCGAAGCAGAAATAAACGGGCAATCCGTGACCGTCACGCTCAATCAGCTCTACAGCGAGCAGGAGAAGTATGTGCTGCTGGAGGTGGCGACGGAGCCGAAGGTCTCCGGTGATGAGGTTGAGATCGCTCAGGTGTCGATGACGTACGCGAACATGTTCACG